In the Setaria italica strain Yugu1 chromosome VI, Setaria_italica_v2.0, whole genome shotgun sequence genome, one interval contains:
- the LOC101760599 gene encoding AFG1-like ATPase — MRSVVRSLRQLRRFTQHHAESHSSTTRLIRQQNALIMCSSTSRSLSTLHRSGEITRFASPCVDLMRSMFSTVAADSIKDIGRGGPMVEYERRIASGELVDGDSFQVDTIQQLQRLYEELIENEEDCQLDRYKSSEKSGRSRWLWSRLIAQPSTYAPVKGLYLYGGVGTGKTMLMDLFYEQLPSNWRKKRIHFHDFMLNVHSRLQMHKGVSDPLDVVAAEISDEAIILCLDEFMVTDVADAMILNRLFRQLFSKGVILVSTSNRAPDKLYEGGLQRDLFLPFIDTLKERCIAHPIGSAVDYRQLGSAKQGFYFVGKHYSTLLKQKLQSLIGDEEPSPQTVEVIMGRKLQVPLGANGCAYFPFEDLCDRPLGAADYFGLFKKFHTLALDGVPKFGSSNRTAAYRFVTLVDVMYENKARLLCTAEAGPIELFENIVTVAEAHKVSPRSSRSQKSDDPDLCVDNELGFAKDRTISRLTEINSREYLEGFEARLLQQQQQPLQGVDNGADIVLA, encoded by the exons ATGAGATCAGTAGTTCGGTCGCTGCGGCAGCTCCGCCGTTTCACCCAGCACCATGCAGAGAGCCACTCATCAACAACCAGATTGATCAGGCAGCAGAATGCTTTGATCATGTGCAGTTCGACATCCCGTTCACTGAGCACACTACATCGTAGTGGTGAAATTACCCGATTTGCAAGTCCATGTGTGGATCTAATGAGGTCCATGTTCTCCACTGTAGCGGCTGATTCGATCAAAG ATATTGGAAGAGGTGGTCCGATGGTGGAATATGAGAGGAGAATAGCATCAGGAGAGCTTGTAGATGGCGATAGTTTTCAG GTTGACACAATTCAACAATTACAAAGGCTCTATGAGGAGTTGATTGAGAATGAAGAAGACTGCCAGCTGGATAGATACAAGTCATCTGAGAAATCAGGACG GAGTCGATGGCTATGGTCCCGCCTCATTGCTCAGCCTTCTACCTATGCTCCAGTTAAAGGGCTGTACCTGTATGGTGGTGTTGGTACAGGGAAGACCATGCTTATGGACCTGTTCTATGAACAACT GCCATCTAATTGGAGAAAAAAACGTATTCACTTTCATGATTTCATGTTGAATGTACATAGTCGTCTGCAG ATGCATAAAGGTGTTTCAGATCCCCTTGATGTTGTAGCAGCCGAGATTTCAGATGAGGCCATCATATTGTGTCTTGATGAGTTTATG GTAACTGATGTTGCTGATGCTATGATTCTAAACCGGCTGTTCAGACAATTGTTCAGTAAAGGCGTT ATTCTTGTTTCGACTTCTAACCGCGCTCCAGATAAGCTTTATGAAGGTGGCTTACAGCGGGATCTTTTCTTGCCTTTCATTGACACCTTGAAA GAAAGGTGCATTGCGCATCCCATTGGATCTGCAGTGGACTATCGTCAGTTGGGTTCT GCTAAGCAAGGTTTCTATTTCGTTGGCAAACATTACAGTACGCTTCTGAAACAGAAGCTCCAATCTTTAATTGGAGATGAGGAACCCAGCCCACAAACTGTTGAAGTAATTATGGGAAGGAAATTACAG GTTCCCCTGGGAGCAAATGGTTGTGCATATTTTCCATTTGAAGATCTTTGTGACAGACCTTTAGGTGCAGCAGATTATTTTGGACTCTTCA AAAAATTTCACACCCTGGCACTCGATGGTGTTCCAAAGTTTGGATCTAGTAACAGAACAGCAGCTTATCGGTTTGTCACACTGGTTGAT GTTATGTATGAGAACAAAGCAAGGCTGTTGTGTACAGCAGAAGCTGGACCAATAGAACTGTTTGAGAATATCGTGACTGTTGCTGAAGCACACAAGGTTTCACCAAGGTCATCACGCTCACAGAAAAGCGATGATCCCGATCTATGTGTGGATAACGAGCTTGGATTTGCCAAGGATCGTACTATTAGCAG GTTGACAGAGATCAATAGTAGAGAATACTTGGAGGGCTTCGAAGCTAGGTTGcttcaacagcagcagcagccattgCAAGGCGTAGATAATGGTGCTGATATTGTACTAGCATAA